TAGAAGTTATAGATAAAGAAGAGTTGGAAATGGAAAGTGTAGAGCGCTATATATTTAATGTGATCCAGCTTTGCTACGCATATGATCATCAAGAAGTAATCGACTTTCCGAAAAAGACCAATGAACAACAAAAAGAGAGTGCCGTCATCTTATTAATTGATAATGACACATCTTTTTTAATGTATATGAAAGAAAAATTAGAAGAAGAAGCTGATTGGTGTGTCATTGTAGTAGCAAATCCTCAAAAGGCTGCCTCTGCTCTTTATGATATGAAACCGGATTGTGTGATTATGGATATTCATATGAGGGAGAAAAATGGACTTGAATTGCTTGAGTTTCTAAATGGAAAGCTTAAACAACAATTCATTCCAACTTTGATAGTAAGTGTTGATGGAGGAAAAGAAGCACGCATTAATAGTTACCAAAAAGGGGCAGATGACTTTATTCAGAAACCGTTTGATATAACAGAGTTTATTGTGCGTATTCAAAGGCAATTAGACAGAAAAAAGCAATTTCATGATCTGTTACTTCTTGATGAGTTGACACATGTGTATAATCGTAAATATTTAAATCAAGCTTACGAACGGCTGCAAAATGAAAGGAATCGTTCTAGAGAACCATACTGTTTAGCTGTTTTAGATATTGATCATTTCAAGAAAATTAATGATACACATGGCCACCTTGTTGGAGATGAAATCTTAAAAGCCTTTGCTCGCTTTTTAAAAGAGGAAACACGTATGAATGACATTGTGGTTCGTTTTGGGGGAGAAGAATTCATCATTCTTTTTCCGAAAACAAATATTCAGGAAGGGTATGAGGTGATTGATCGGTTACGAGTGAAATTTAAAGAGTTATCATTTGAAGGAAAAAGGACATTTTTTTGCACATTCTCCTCAGGGATTGTAGAGGTAAACAATGTAAATACACTCGAATACTGGTTACAACTAGCAGATAATGCTCTTTATGAGGTAAAGAAAAAAGGCCGGAATCGGGTACAGAAGGCAGAGTCCTTATATAGTTTTTTACCTCAAAAAGTATTGAAAGTAGCAGTAGTCGATAATGATCCAATTATTAGAACGATTATCAAAGGTATTTTAACAAAGCTTCCTCACCAGCAGACAGTTCTTGAAGTTAAAACATTTAAAAATGGAAAAGATTTTATGAATTCTAAATGGCATATAGCAGAGGAGGATTCGTGTCTTGTGATTTTAGATGGGATTATAGATGGATTAGAAGTGCTAAAATGGCTGTATAATCAAGAACAACAAGGCCTTTATAAAGTAATTCTGCTTACTTCAGGAAACAGTAAGGAAGATGTGGCAAGAGCACTTCAACTTGGGGCAGATGATTATATGATAAAACCATTCAACTTATTAGAGTTGGAAACAAGAGTAGGAAAATTAATGAGCAGAATGTTTTAACGCTAGTAATGAAGAAAATAAGGGAAGTTGATTGAAACGAGCAGGTTTGTCTGTTCTTTTTTAGATGCGTAATATGTGATTATTCTGAACTATTAGAATGGTATTGACAATTAATAAAGAGAACGATATAGTTATGAAAATTGAATTCTTATCCAGAGAGGTGGAGGGACTGGCCCTTTGAAGCTTCAGCA
The sequence above is drawn from the Priestia filamentosa genome and encodes:
- a CDS encoding GGDEF domain-containing response regulator, which encodes MEKYKQYFLKNIRKQLKEWEVVSFISHEEIYRFLHSMVETAAIIGWEKIGTKARELMDELEVIDKEELEMESVERYIFNVIQLCYAYDHQEVIDFPKKTNEQQKESAVILLIDNDTSFLMYMKEKLEEEADWCVIVVANPQKAASALYDMKPDCVIMDIHMREKNGLELLEFLNGKLKQQFIPTLIVSVDGGKEARINSYQKGADDFIQKPFDITEFIVRIQRQLDRKKQFHDLLLLDELTHVYNRKYLNQAYERLQNERNRSREPYCLAVLDIDHFKKINDTHGHLVGDEILKAFARFLKEETRMNDIVVRFGGEEFIILFPKTNIQEGYEVIDRLRVKFKELSFEGKRTFFCTFSSGIVEVNNVNTLEYWLQLADNALYEVKKKGRNRVQKAESLYSFLPQKVLKVAVVDNDPIIRTIIKGILTKLPHQQTVLEVKTFKNGKDFMNSKWHIAEEDSCLVILDGIIDGLEVLKWLYNQEQQGLYKVILLTSGNSKEDVARALQLGADDYMIKPFNLLELETRVGKLMSRMF